The Sorangiineae bacterium MSr11954 DNA segment CGCGCAAAATCACCGTTTGCGACACCTTGGCCTCGGGGCGAACGGAGCCGTCGAGCTTTCGAACATCGATATCGACTTGGAGCTTCTGGGTGCCGTATTCGGCCGAGAGGCGCTCGCGGTGAAAGACCACGCGGCAGCTGTCGCTCGAGTCGTAGCTCAGATGCTCGATGACCCCGGGCCTCGCCAGAAACGGACGCCCGTCCTCGTAGCAGACGAGCTCCACCAGCGGCTGATTGGTGTGCACCGAGGTCCCGATGGGCGCCGGCAGCGCCGCTTCTTTCACCATGCGCTGCAGCGGATCGGTGAGCACCGCCAAGTCGACCCGGTCGAGCGGCGCCGGCAAGGTCGGGTTGCGGTAGCCAAAACGCAGCGCCACGTACCCCGCCGCGTTGATCTCGCCTTGCACGGTGGAGACGCCGCCCTCGTTGCCGGCCGTGTAGACGTCCTGCACCGGCAAGAGCGCCAGCGCGGCGTCGTTGAGGCTCGGGTGGTGCACCTGGGCGGAGCGGTTGTTGGGGATGAAATCGATGGGCGGATACCCGGGGATCACGAGCACCGAGCGCACCAGCGGCGAGGGCTTGGTGTCGGTGCGGGCGATGGCCACCACCGAGCCCTCTCCGTCGCCGCGCGCGGCCGTGATGGAGAGCTGCGGCGCGTCCACGTTGCCGATGGCCAGCACCGCGTAGCTGGCCTCGTTGATGGTCTCCGTTTGCACCACGTCGGTCCGGCGCGAGCCCACCGCAAAGTGCAGCTGCGCAATGTCGTGCGAGCATTGCCCCTCGAGCCGCACGATGACCCGCGCGCCCTCGATGCCGCGCAGCGCGGGCCCGGAGACCACCGTCATGGGGCAGCGCAGGATCGACAGCTTCACCACCGGCTGCGGATCTTGCGTTCCTTTTTTCGTATAGGTGACGTGGGGCGCCAGACGGAACTTGATGTCGAGCGTGGTCACCGACGCCGGCGGCGCTTGCACCGCCAGGCGGCTCGCCTCCACGCTGCAGCGCAGGTTTCCGCACTCCACCGCGCTGATGATCTCCGGGTGAAGCAGCGGGACGATGCCGGTGCCCGATGAGACGTCGACCGCCGCATCGACGGGGACGATTTGTGTGACCTGAACGCGGCTGGGGGCGATGGTGAAGAGCGCCGGATCGGCGCGCTTGCCCTCGAGATCGAAGAGGACCGCGTCGGGGCTCACGTCGGCCCCCGCCGGGCGCCAGCGAAGGGCGCCCGCGCCGGGATCGGCCGAGACCGTCTTTGGCACGCGCCAGGTGCAGATCTCCGCGCCGCCCTCCACCTGCGGCTCGCGGCATGTGTCGAACACGGGTTGCTCCGGCGCGGCCGGGAAGGTGACCACCGTGCCCTTCAAGTCGCGCCCGCGCCCCTCGAGCCTCCCTTCGTCGATCGATAAGCTGAAGCTTGCGCGATCCAACCGCGGCCAGCGGCCCGTGGTCACCAGCTTCACGGCGTCGGTCGAGCGGGCGCACGCTTCCATGCTGCTGGCGACTTTGAGCTCCACCACCTGGCCGACCGAGGACGCGGAGGCCGGCGGACGAACCGCGCGCCCCATCGACTCGACGATCCACCCGCCGGGCATGGCCCCGCACGCGATCCGCTGCGATCCCAGCGCGATCGCCCTTCCGCCATACGGCGCTTGCAACGTCTCGGCGTGCGCCTCGCGCTCGAAACCGACGAGCACGACGAGCGCGATCAACCCGAACGCGAGGGTGGCGACGATGGTTACGGCGATGGAAGCGAATCGACCAAGGCGCACCCAACGACGATTAGTCGCGGATCGCGTGCAAACGCAAACCGTCTCTTACCTTCTGGCCGCGAGAGGCGGCCTCGTCCCTGCGCTCCTCAGCCCGCGCGCATCGCTATTTCACGGGGTCGACGGAGGCACCGATGGCGATGAGCTTCGCCGTGTTGCCCTCCACGAAGCGGCGTTTTTCTGCGCGCTGCGTGATCTCGTGAAGGATGCCGTCCTCGCTCACGGTGGTGAACACCTGTTTGAGCCCGTCGGCCTCGACGATAGAGCCCACGCTCTCCCCGCCGCCCTGCACCACGTTTTGGAGCGATTGCTCCAATAAATCCACGCGGTGCGCGAGGTGGTGCACGCCGGGGCCTCGCGTCTCCACCCATTGCGTGATGGGGTGCGATGGACCGTCGCCCTCGCAGAGCACCAAGTGAAAGCGATCGCCGTGCTCCATCATGACGGAGAGATGGGCGGTGCCTTCGTTGCACGGGAGGCGCATCTCCTGCACCCGCGTGTGCCCGAGCAGCTCGCTCACGGTCTTCTCGGCTGCTTGGCGGTCGGCCACATGGATGGCCAAGTGATCGAGGGGGTTCAAGATCATGGGTTCACCGCTGTGCGCATATCGTCGAGGAGGGGAGCTTCGATCGCGACGATGAGCATCGTCTCACTGGCGGTGTCCGTTCGTAAACATTTCATCGCATTCCAATGCTCGGGAGCGAGAGATAGAATTTAGCCGTAGTGCGCGTCGCAGCCGAGCGAGCGCAGCAAAGGCATGAGCCAGTGCTCCGTGCCCGGCTTTTCCACCAAATCGACGATGACGCCCAGCTCGGAGAGCGGCGCAGAGACGCGGCGCAGCGAGCTTTGGTCGGCGAGCGTGACCAACCCGTCGCGACCGAGGTTGCGCCCGCGGAGCCACGCCAGGTCACGGTCATATTCGGCCGTGAGGTAGACGAGTCGATGCAAACCGACACCGCGCTCCGCCACGATGCGCGCCGCGATGCTCTCTTTACCCTGACCGGAAAATATCACTACCCACGGCGGTTCGTCCGAGCCGGCCATGATGATGCACTCGGAGGTGGCGCTCTCCGTGCGTATGAAATGCTCGGCGATCCGCCGCATGGATAGGCGTTCTTCGTAATCGCGGGCGGTCGCGACCGCGTCCTCTACGTAGACGCCGAGGAGAACGAGCGTCTTGTTCGCACTCACGCCCGGACCGTATCACATATGTTGTTGCAACGAATGCTCACTTCGAGTGAGAAGTTGCAAAACTTACGATTCGTGCGCGTACACGCAACTCCTCGTGTCGCCCCGACGACACGTTCCATCCCTTTTTGAAGGTGGAAGCGGTCGTTTTGACATCGGCTTGGCTTTCCTGAAGGGCCCTCCTGATTGGGCTCCCTATCGGTTGCTTTCGCGGTCGTTCTTGCTCTCGTTCCCATTCTTGCTCTCGTCCTCGAGCCCCGCATCGACCGAGGGCTCGTCCATCCACGCCACGCGGTGGCGTCCAACGTGGGGTTGCCCGAGGATGGTGCCAAAGAGCTCGGGGCGGCGGGCGTTTCGGTAACGGTAGCCGCCGGCCTTTTCCAGCTTGTCGTGGGTGCACGTGGCCACCGCGATGTCATCGCCCAAGGTGCGACACTCCGCGAGCACATCGCCGAAGGGGTCGACGATCATGGAGCAGCCGTTCTTCAACTGATCGTCGTCCATGCCAATGGCGTTCGAGAAGACGGCGTAAATGCCATTGTCGTACGCGCGCGCGGGCAGCCACTTCATGAGCCACCCGCGGCCCTTCATCCCGTCGAACTCGAGCCGCAACGACGTGGGATCGGCCTCGCGGTTCGTCCACAGCGCCGGATCGACGAAGCCGGCCCCGGGGCGGGTGGACGGCGTGCACATGGTGACGTGCGGCATGAAGATGATCTCGGCCCCCAACAAAGCCGTCGCGCGCACGTTCTCGATGACGTTGTTGTCGTAGCAAATCAAAATTCCACACTTCCAGCCGAATAGGTCGAATACGACGTACTCGGTCCCTGGCAGGAGATCGGGGTGGATGAAGGGGTGGAGCTTTCGGAACTTGGCAATGAGACCGCGCTCGGGCTCGATGCAGACGTGCGCCTTGTGGAGGCGGCCGTCCCGATCCTTTTCGAAGAAGCCCGCGAGCAACGCGATATCGTGCGCGCGGGCGATGGCCGTGAGCTTTCGAACGCTGGGACCTTCGCTGTCGACGATCTCCGCCAGGTCCAGCATCTGCGCCCTCGAGAGGTGGCGCGCGAAGGTGTAGCCGCTCACCGAGCACTCGTGAAACGCGACCACGTCGGCCCCCGCTTGCTTGGCCCGCGCCGCGAGGCGGTCGATGGTGGCCAGGTTGTAGGCTTTGTCACCGCTTCGGTTCTCGAACTGGGCGGTCGCGATTTTCAGAGGGCGCGGGGTCGTCATGATGCGGAGCCAACGATTCCTAGGACGCAAGGTGCATTTGGGCCAGCGTTTATGGCCTTCATTTAAAGGTCTCCGAAGGCCCATCGAAAGGTCGGAGGCACATCGTGGATGGGGTCGATTCGATGCGCCGCTCTTGCCCGAAAGGGGCAGAGGTCCCACCATCGGCGCCGAATGAGCAACGTTCGCCCCACTCGCCCCGCCGATGTTTCGCAGCGCACGTGGCTGCTCGTGCACCCCAAGGGGATCGTGGTGCGGCGCGAAGGGGACGCCGTCGCATTTCCCACGGATGAAGACGTGGCCCAGCTCGCCATCGATGTGAGCGGCGCCCACCATTTGGGGCGGCTCGAGGGCAGCGAGGTCGACGCCTTTGCGGTCGCCTGCAACGCGGACGTCGAGCTGCCCGCGCCCTTGGTCGTCTCCAACCTTCGCGAGCTCTTCATTCCCCTGGGCGACGCGCAATTCTGGCTGGCCGGGCGCGCCGCGCAAGTGGTCGATTGGGCATCTACGCACCGCTTCTGCGGCCGCTGCGCCACGGCGACGGAGCGGGTCGAGAACGAGCGCTGCTTGCGCTGCCCCGCTTGCGGTCTTCTGTCGTATCCGCGTATCTCGCCCGCCATCATCGTGCTGGTCCGGCGCGACGACCGCGTGCTGCTCGCCCGCAACGCGCGCTCCACCTACGGCTTTTACAGCGTGCTCGCCGGCTTCTCGGAGATCGGCGAGTCGCTCGAGGAGACCATCGTTCGCGAGGTGCGCGAAGAAGTGGGCGTCGAGGTGACGAACGCGCGTTATTTCGGCAGCCAGCCATGGCCGTTTCCCCACTCGCTCATGATTGGGTTCACGGCCGACTGGAGGTCGGGCGAAATTCGCGTGGACGGCGAGGAGATCGCGCACGCCGACTGGTTCCCTGCCGATGCGCTCCCGCCGATCCCCCCGCGCCTGAGCATCGCGCGCAGCTTGATCGACGCATGGGTCGCCGATATCCATGCCACGCGGGCCGCCGCCGAGGTCGGTAAGTAAGCGCTGAGTTTCGAGCGGGCCGCTGGGGGTCGATCCCAGGATGGTAAGTGAGCGCTGAGTGTCGCTTGGGAGGCGAACGCGATTCGCCTACGGATACCGCCGGCGCACGAGCCTCGGCCGGCGCGTTTCAATCCAGTGAACGACCAAGGCCGCGGCAGCGCAAGCGACCGAAATGACGAGCAAAGGCAGCGAGAGGGGCGCAGTGCTGACGATGCTCCCCGCGATGCCGCAGACCACGCTGGTGGCGAGCAACATGACGGTCCATCGCGCTCTGCCGCCGCGATGACCGATCGGCATATTCATGTAACGCGATCGTAACCGCTCCGAATTGGGTGCACTGCTTTGCATCGTGGCTCCTGGCCCCCCAGGATTTTCAACTGCAGATCCGACTCACTCTCCAGTGATCATCTGCGACGTACGCCCCGAAGAAGTCGTACCTTCCCGATATTTTGCCCGTGTCCTCGGAAGCTTGGAAACTCGGAAGAAACGAAGGAACGCAGAGACGCGAAACTCGGGCGCACCGTGAGTGGCCCTCTCTAGGGGCGACTGTCGACCAAGGAAAGAGTCTTTTCGACGGGCGAAGAGCCCATCGACCCAGGGGGTTCTTCCTCATCATGCGCGTCGATGCAAGCGCGAAGCGCGATCGGGGAATTTCGCCACGGTATACCGTTGTTCGGGGTGAAAATGGCTACGAGTAACGGCTCTGCTTCGTTGACGCCCTCGCTTGCCACCACTACGTCTGTTTCGACCATGCGTTCATCGCGTTTAACTCGTTCACCGCGCTCTCGGTCGATCATCGTCCGCCGCTTCTCAACGTTGCGTACTTTAACCGATTCTCTCGGCTTATCTTCCCGTTCGGCGATGGTGGTGGCATGCGCGGGCGTGATGTCCGCGGCATGTGCCGGCGCATCGGCGACCTCGGCGGGGCATCCCGCGAGCCACGATGCGGCGGTCGCGGTCGCGGTCGCCCCCGCCTCCGAATTTTCCACCGAGGAACGGCGGGTGGCGGGGTTGATCACGCCCGACGCGATCGCCGCACCCACGCGCTATCTCTCGGACGACAAGCTGGAAGGGCGGTTGCCGGGCTCGCGCGGGAGCAAGCTCGCGCTCGAGTACCTGGCCGGCGAATTCCAACGGATCGGACTGAAGCCGGGGGGCGATGGCGGCACCTATTTCCAGCGGGTTCCGCTGGTGGGGCTCGCGGCGCAAATCAAGGGCGGCCCGAGCTTTTCGAGCGGATCGCACGGCTCCGTCTCCGTT contains these protein-coding regions:
- a CDS encoding VOC family protein, encoding MILNPLDHLAIHVADRQAAEKTVSELLGHTRVQEMRLPCNEGTAHLSVMMEHGDRFHLVLCEGDGPSHPITQWVETRGPGVHHLAHRVDLLEQSLQNVVQGGGESVGSIVEADGLKQVFTTVSEDGILHEITQRAEKRRFVEGNTAKLIAIGASVDPVK
- a CDS encoding nitrilase family protein; translated protein: MTTPRPLKIATAQFENRSGDKAYNLATIDRLAARAKQAGADVVAFHECSVSGYTFARHLSRAQMLDLAEIVDSEGPSVRKLTAIARAHDIALLAGFFEKDRDGRLHKAHVCIEPERGLIAKFRKLHPFIHPDLLPGTEYVVFDLFGWKCGILICYDNNVIENVRATALLGAEIIFMPHVTMCTPSTRPGAGFVDPALWTNREADPTSLRLEFDGMKGRGWLMKWLPARAYDNGIYAVFSNAIGMDDDQLKNGCSMIVDPFGDVLAECRTLGDDIAVATCTHDKLEKAGGYRYRNARRPELFGTILGQPHVGRHRVAWMDEPSVDAGLEDESKNGNESKNDRESNR
- the nudC gene encoding NAD(+) diphosphatase, whose product is MSNVRPTRPADVSQRTWLLVHPKGIVVRREGDAVAFPTDEDVAQLAIDVSGAHHLGRLEGSEVDAFAVACNADVELPAPLVVSNLRELFIPLGDAQFWLAGRAAQVVDWASTHRFCGRCATATERVENERCLRCPACGLLSYPRISPAIIVLVRRDDRVLLARNARSTYGFYSVLAGFSEIGESLEETIVREVREEVGVEVTNARYFGSQPWPFPHSLMIGFTADWRSGEIRVDGEEIAHADWFPADALPPIPPRLSIARSLIDAWVADIHATRAAAEVGK